The window GTGTCGTTCTGGGTGGGGACGATCGCCCTCACCACGGCGGCCGTCGCGATGGGCGTCGTCGGGCCGGCCTTCGCCAGCGCCCGCGACGTCGCGCTCGGCTGGTGGATCGGCGGCGGCCTGCTGGGCGCGGCCTTCATCGTCGTCGTCACCCTCTCGGTGCCGAAGCTCGGCGTCGCGGCGACGATCGCCTTCGTGATCGCGGGGCAACTTCTCTGCGCCGCGCTACTCGACCATTTCGGCGTGTTCGGCGTGCCGGTCCAGCCGCTCAGCTTCCTGCGCCTCGTCGGCATCGCGACGCTGTTCGTCGGCGCGCTGCTCGTGCGCCTGTTCTGAGCGCGGACGCCGGACCGCGATGGACGTCTCCCTGTTCGACTTCGATCTGCCGGAGGAGCTGATCGCGCTGCGGCCAGCGAGCCCCCGCGACAGCGCGCGCCTGCTCGTCGTGCGTCCCGGCGGGACCCCGGAGCTCGAGGATCGGCTGATCTCCGACCTGCCCGGCCTGCTCGCGCCCGGCGACGCGCTGGTGGTCAACGCCACGCGGGTGATCCCGGCCCGCCTCAGAGCCGTGCGGCTGCGGGGCGACAGCGCGGCCAGGGTCGAGCTGCTGCTGCACCAGCGCCTCGACGGCGCGCGCTGGAAAGCCTTCGCGCGCCCCGCCAAGAAGCTGCTTCCGGGGGAGCGGGTGGTGGTGGGGCCGGAGGGCGGCGCCTGCCTCCTCGGCGAGCTGGCTGCGACC is drawn from Methylopila sp. 73B and contains these coding sequences:
- a CDS encoding DMT family transporter, translated to MLSKLLLGLPVLAVGAGVALQSIVNSGLAQRLGSPVAASAVSFWVGTIALTTAAVAMGVVGPAFASARDVALGWWIGGGLLGAAFIVVVTLSVPKLGVAATIAFVIAGQLLCAALLDHFGVFGVPVQPLSFLRLVGIATLFVGALLVRLF